Proteins encoded together in one Candidatus Falkowbacteria bacterium window:
- the aspS gene encoding aspartate--tRNA ligase, with product MNRTLAGETANKQGEEVLVKGWVNARRNMGKIAFVDLRDRSGLLQVVLVPAELDEESNEILKDIRPEFVLEIQGVVNERGEKQRNPDMASGGVEVLAKSVKVLSKSKTPPFEIDNEERQAKEDLRLQYRYLDLRHDRMQTNMVMRSKMMHFVRNYLNEQGFIEIHTPILSKSTPEGARDYLVPSRVHPGKFFALPQAPQQYKQLLMVAGLERYFQIAPCFRDEDSRADRSPGEFYQIDIEMSFVDQTEILDLVEGMFTDMVKELWPNKKVTETPWPRLQYDDVMKKYKTDKPDLRKNKEDLNELAFAWILDWPLFIEQTENDFFHGAGQKWGPAHNMFTRPKEEDVGLLDSDPGKVKSYQHDLVLNGIEVGGGALRIYDAKLQEKVFELIGFDDEKKKQFSHLLEAFEYGVPPHGGIAPGFDRLLSILQGEQNIREVIAFPLNSDARDPLMDAPSGVDKAQLDELGIDLKKKK from the coding sequence ATGAATAGAACATTAGCAGGAGAAACTGCAAACAAACAGGGGGAAGAAGTTTTAGTTAAAGGTTGGGTTAATGCTCGACGTAATATGGGTAAGATTGCTTTTGTTGACTTACGTGATCGAAGTGGTTTACTTCAAGTTGTTTTAGTGCCAGCGGAATTAGACGAAGAGTCTAATGAAATTTTAAAAGACATTCGACCGGAATTTGTTTTGGAAATTCAGGGAGTTGTTAATGAACGTGGGGAAAAGCAAAGAAATCCAGACATGGCCTCAGGCGGTGTTGAGGTTTTGGCTAAGTCAGTTAAAGTTTTGTCTAAATCTAAGACTCCACCATTTGAAATTGATAATGAAGAACGACAAGCTAAGGAAGATTTGCGATTGCAATATAGATATTTAGATTTGCGTCATGATCGCATGCAAACCAATATGGTAATGCGTTCAAAAATGATGCATTTTGTTAGAAATTATTTAAATGAGCAAGGCTTTATTGAAATTCATACCCCAATATTATCCAAGTCAACCCCTGAGGGCGCACGAGATTATTTAGTGCCTTCTCGAGTTCATCCGGGAAAGTTTTTTGCTTTACCTCAAGCACCACAACAGTATAAACAACTGTTAATGGTTGCAGGTTTAGAAAGATATTTTCAAATTGCGCCTTGTTTCCGTGACGAAGATTCTAGAGCGGATCGTAGTCCTGGAGAATTTTATCAAATTGATATAGAAATGTCCTTTGTTGATCAGACAGAAATATTAGATTTAGTAGAAGGGATGTTCACTGATATGGTCAAAGAGCTTTGGCCAAACAAAAAAGTAACAGAAACACCTTGGCCACGATTGCAATACGATGATGTTATGAAAAAATACAAAACTGATAAGCCTGATTTGCGAAAGAACAAGGAAGATTTGAACGAATTAGCATTCGCTTGGATTTTGGATTGGCCACTTTTCATAGAACAAACAGAGAATGACTTTTTTCATGGAGCTGGACAGAAGTGGGGCCCAGCACATAATATGTTTACTCGACCAAAGGAAGAAGATGTTGGTCTTTTAGATTCAGACCCAGGAAAAGTTAAGTCTTACCAACATGATTTAGTTCTTAACGGAATTGAAGTTGGTGGTGGAGCTTTAAGAATTTATGATGCCAAACTTCAAGAAAAAGTATTTGAGTTAATTGGTTTTGATGATGAGAAAAAGAAACAATTCTCACATTTACTTGAAGCATTTGAATATGGCGTACCGCCACATGGTGGAATTGCCCCAGGCTTTGATAGGTTGTTGTCCATCCTGCAAGGAGAGCAAAATATTCGTGAAGTTATCGCTTTCCCGTTAAACTCCGATGCTCGTGATCCTTTGATGGATGCACCATCTGGGGTTGACAAGGCTCAGCTTGATGAGTTGGGCATAGACTTAAAAAAGAAAAAATAA
- a CDS encoding segregation/condensation protein A: protein MYEIKTEKFNGPLDLLLQLIEKQKLEITEITLSQVTDQYIQYLEGMENKQADELADFLVIAARLLLLKSKALLPYLEQEEELDDLEKQLKMYKEFIDASKKIQELIGQKRFTFSRQKPIARTEIEFSPPQELKVHNLKESLLIILRRLDPLVKLPRQMMEKTVSLQQTIFDIQKYLKTKGKMGFNQIMTDSKSKTEVIVNFLALLELVKQRHLKLKQTKNFEDIIIEKI, encoded by the coding sequence ATGTACGAAATAAAAACAGAAAAATTCAACGGCCCATTAGATTTATTATTGCAACTAATTGAAAAACAAAAATTGGAGATTACAGAAATTACGCTTAGTCAAGTTACAGATCAATATATTCAGTACCTGGAGGGCATGGAAAATAAGCAGGCAGACGAACTGGCAGACTTTTTAGTGATAGCAGCCAGATTGTTGCTTCTAAAATCAAAGGCTTTGTTGCCATATCTGGAACAAGAAGAAGAATTGGACGATTTGGAAAAACAATTAAAAATGTACAAAGAGTTTATTGATGCTTCCAAAAAGATTCAGGAGTTGATCGGTCAAAAAAGATTTACTTTTTCACGACAAAAGCCAATTGCGAGAACGGAGATAGAATTTTCACCACCCCAGGAGTTAAAGGTACACAATCTGAAAGAATCTTTGCTAATTATTCTTAGACGTTTAGACCCACTGGTTAAATTACCTCGGCAAATGATGGAAAAGACCGTTAGTCTACAACAAACAATTTTTGATATTCAAAAGTACTTGAAAACAAAAGGGAAAATGGGATTCAATCAAATAATGACAGACTCAAAAAGTAAAACAGAGGTCATTGTAAATTTTTTAGCACTTTTGGAGTTAGTAAAACAACGACATTTAAAATTAAAGCAAACTAAAAATTTTGAAGATATAATTATTGAGAAAATATAG
- the scpB gene encoding SMC-Scp complex subunit ScpB, translating into MKTKIESLLFISSKPLTAKSIVSFLTKQGEQITAQQVLEIVEDLKQKYNRPESGVQLVQAGNELQMTTNPDVAEIIKKFLKDDITGELTPASLETLTVVAYRGPITKPELEQIRGVNCSLIIRNLLIRGLITFETNKNSGQNSYEVTIDFLKHLGLNNVKELPDYERLSKVENLEQYLENK; encoded by the coding sequence ATGAAAACAAAAATAGAAAGTTTATTATTCATTTCCAGCAAACCTTTGACAGCTAAATCAATTGTTAGTTTTTTGACAAAACAAGGTGAACAAATAACTGCACAGCAGGTTCTAGAAATAGTCGAAGATTTAAAACAAAAATATAACCGCCCTGAAAGTGGTGTTCAGTTGGTACAGGCAGGGAATGAACTACAAATGACTACTAATCCTGATGTGGCAGAAATTATTAAAAAGTTTTTGAAAGATGATATTACCGGTGAACTAACTCCAGCTTCACTGGAAACATTGACGGTGGTAGCTTATCGTGGGCCAATTACCAAACCCGAGTTAGAGCAAATTAGGGGAGTAAATTGTAGTTTAATTATCCGCAACTTATTGATTCGTGGACTAATCACTTTTGAAACGAATAAAAATAGCGGACAAAATAGTTATGAAGTGACAATTGATTTTCTAAAACATTTAGGTTTAAATAACGTTAAAGAATTACCTGACTACGAAAGATTAAGTAAAGTAGAAAATCTTGAGCAATATTTAGAAAATAAATAA
- a CDS encoding D-alanyl-D-alanine carboxypeptidase, with the protein MLLNIIITLLLLQPFSNIYSSDISFFDIKARAEHEPPQRINIQNIGVEVAADRFVAIDINSGKVLLQKDSNIQQPIASITKLMTALVILDKQPDWQLEVEMQQSDETVGAYPHLYRGERVSFTDLWKAGLVTSDNNAIKAMIRGLGLGQAEFVDLMNERAEQMQMYNSRFADPTGLNEGNISTALDVSRLVHLAMQRNEIRESVLQSKYSFKILNNGKTRKINNTDILVSSFLNSAKYGYELIGGKTGFLNEAGYCLAVEIAHEQHSIAIVVLNSPSINQRFQDVKVIADWVFSNHKWK; encoded by the coding sequence ATGTTATTAAATATTATTATTACCTTATTATTGCTACAACCATTTAGTAATATCTATTCTTCGGATATTTCTTTTTTTGATATCAAGGCAAGGGCGGAGCATGAACCACCGCAAAGAATCAATATACAAAATATAGGAGTGGAGGTTGCTGCTGATCGTTTTGTGGCAATTGATATTAATAGCGGAAAAGTTCTATTGCAAAAAGATAGTAATATTCAACAACCCATTGCGAGCATTACTAAATTAATGACCGCCTTAGTTATACTTGATAAGCAACCTGACTGGCAATTGGAAGTGGAAATGCAACAGTCTGATGAAACAGTTGGTGCGTATCCTCATTTGTATCGTGGTGAGAGAGTCTCTTTTACTGATTTATGGAAGGCGGGACTGGTTACTTCAGATAATAATGCTATTAAGGCAATGATTCGTGGATTAGGATTAGGCCAAGCAGAGTTTGTTGATTTAATGAATGAGAGAGCAGAACAAATGCAAATGTACAATTCTCGTTTTGCTGATCCAACAGGTTTAAATGAAGGTAATATCTCTACAGCGTTGGATGTTTCTCGTTTAGTACATTTGGCAATGCAAAGAAATGAGATTCGCGAATCAGTTTTGCAGTCAAAATATAGTTTTAAAATTTTGAATAATGGTAAAACTCGGAAGATTAATAATACCGATATATTGGTCAGTAGTTTTTTGAATAGTGCTAAGTATGGATATGAATTAATTGGTGGCAAAACCGGTTTTTTGAATGAAGCAGGTTATTGTTTGGCTGTAGAAATTGCCCACGAGCAACATTCTATTGCTATAGTTGTTTTGAATAGTCCAAGTATTAATCAACGTTTTCAGGATGTTAAAGTTATTGCTGACTGGGTATTTTCAAATCATAAGTGGAAATAA
- a CDS encoding four helix bundle protein, protein MTQEYKEKLKQKMNSFVHFVYDATLNFPKQEIYSSVSQFRRAALSVVLNYIEGYARRRIAVQYNFFEISYGSLKEARFLLKFSLERGYITDEEFQRGDVLADEIGAMLWKELTDISNSMNK, encoded by the coding sequence ATGACTCAAGAGTATAAGGAAAAGCTTAAACAAAAAATGAACAGTTTTGTTCACTTCGTATATGATGCGACCTTAAATTTTCCAAAGCAAGAAATATATTCAAGTGTGTCTCAATTTCGGCGTGCTGCCTTATCGGTTGTTTTAAATTATATTGAGGGATATGCTCGAAGAAGGATAGCGGTTCAGTATAATTTTTTTGAAATATCCTATGGATCTTTAAAAGAAGCACGATTTCTTTTAAAATTTTCTTTAGAAAGAGGATATATTACAGATGAAGAATTTCAAAGAGGGGATGTCTTAGCAGATGAGATAGGGGCAATGTTATGGAAAGAATTAACGGATATTAGTAATTCAATGAATAAATAA
- a CDS encoding small multi-drug export protein has product MLDAVYNFFSQFPDWLATFLLAMLPITELRGSIPFAIGYFHMAPWLAFVISVLGDAIPAILIVWFLKPLSGWLSRHFKIFERFFNWWFNKVVKKFEKKYQKYGEWALMIFVAIPLPVTGAWTGAAASFLFKIPRKRALIFIFMGIVLAGIIVTVISTGVFAFL; this is encoded by the coding sequence ATGTTAGACGCAGTTTACAATTTTTTCTCACAATTTCCAGACTGGCTGGCAACATTTTTATTAGCGATGCTTCCAATTACAGAATTAAGGGGTTCAATACCATTTGCGATTGGTTATTTTCATATGGCGCCGTGGTTAGCTTTCGTTATATCAGTTTTGGGAGATGCTATTCCAGCAATATTGATTGTTTGGTTTTTGAAACCTTTGTCTGGTTGGCTAAGTAGGCATTTTAAAATCTTTGAACGGTTTTTTAATTGGTGGTTCAATAAAGTTGTTAAAAAGTTTGAAAAGAAATACCAAAAATATGGTGAATGGGCATTAATGATCTTTGTGGCGATTCCTTTGCCAGTTACAGGAGCCTGGACCGGTGCTGCAGCTTCATTTCTATTTAAAATTCCTCGAAAAAGAGCTTTAATTTTTATTTTTATGGGTATAGTTTTGGCAGGAATTATTGTGACAGTAATATCGACAGGAGTATTTGCATTTTTATGA
- a CDS encoding glycosyltransferase family 4 protein — MKIGIDCRKFYDSQQNAGAGIERYTYHLVRNLLYQDTVNQYTLFFYSDISPETIHKIKGSNPRIKIVKMFRASSKLPLWDNHINFTRLLLKEKLDLTIFPANVIPLFYNKKSLLVVHDLAIYLFPKWFPEKQWFSTRILVPRSIKKAKIIVSISQSTKKDLIKLFKVNPEKIRVIHPGIVVKDTYFEEEIKKVKNKFDIKGDYLLFIGTIEPRKNILNLIKAFSNFLFENEEMNVSLILAGIKGWKFKPVFRQLNEINKRLTTSRIKYVGKISNRERNILLKSCQAFVFPSHYEGFGFPVLEAMALGAPVITANNSSLKEIAEDAAVLIDSKDVNSIRRAVKQVLEDKILRQRLVSQGRQRSGKFSWEITVKKFMTLLK; from the coding sequence ATGAAAATAGGAATAGATTGTCGAAAATTTTATGACAGTCAGCAGAACGCAGGTGCTGGAATTGAAAGGTATACTTACCATTTAGTGAGAAATCTGCTATATCAGGATACTGTAAATCAGTATACTTTATTTTTTTATAGTGATATTTCACCTGAAACCATCCACAAGATTAAAGGTTCAAATCCACGTATAAAAATTGTAAAAATGTTTCGTGCCAGTTCAAAGCTTCCGTTGTGGGATAATCATATTAACTTCACTCGACTGCTATTAAAGGAAAAACTGGACCTAACAATTTTTCCAGCGAATGTTATTCCTTTATTTTATAACAAAAAATCGTTATTGGTAGTTCATGATTTAGCAATTTATTTATTTCCGAAGTGGTTTCCAGAGAAACAATGGTTTTCCACAAGAATTTTGGTTCCTCGTAGTATCAAAAAAGCCAAAATAATAGTATCTATTTCTCAAAGCACAAAAAAAGATTTAATAAAGTTATTCAAAGTTAATCCTGAAAAAATAAGAGTGATTCATCCAGGGATTGTAGTTAAAGACACTTACTTTGAAGAAGAAATAAAAAAAGTCAAAAATAAATTTGACATCAAGGGTGATTATTTGTTATTTATTGGAACTATAGAGCCAAGAAAAAATATTTTGAATTTAATTAAGGCTTTTTCGAATTTTTTGTTTGAAAATGAAGAAATGAATGTTTCCTTAATACTGGCTGGTATTAAAGGTTGGAAATTTAAACCGGTTTTTCGACAGTTGAATGAAATAAATAAGCGTTTGACAACTTCAAGAATTAAATATGTAGGAAAGATTAGCAACAGAGAGAGAAACATCTTACTGAAAAGTTGCCAAGCTTTTGTTTTTCCTTCCCATTATGAAGGATTTGGTTTTCCTGTATTGGAGGCCATGGCCTTGGGTGCTCCAGTCATAACGGCGAACAATTCATCTTTGAAGGAAATTGCTGAGGATGCTGCAGTTTTGATTGACAGCAAGGACGTGAATTCAATACGTCGTGCCGTTAAACAAGTTTTGGAAGATAAAATTTTGCGCCAACGCCTAGTTAGTCAGGGGAGACAAAGATCGGGTAAGTTTAGCTGGGAAATAACAGTAAAAAAATTTATGACTTTATTAAAATAG